A genomic region of Pseudomonas migulae contains the following coding sequences:
- the prfB gene encoding peptide chain release factor 2 (programmed frameshift), with protein MEINPILNSIKDLSERSETIRGYLDYDQKHERLTEVNRELEDPSVWNNPSYAQELGRERSLLAQIVETLDEMHTGLADAKDLLLMSAEEEDQAAVDDVAAEVERLRESLEKLEFRRMFSGEMDANNAYLDIQAGSGGTEAQDWANILLRMYLRWADKRGFDATIMELSAGEVAGIKGATVHIKGEYAFGWLRTEIGVHRLVRKSPYDSGNRRHTSFSAVFVSPEIDDNIEIDINPSDLRIDTYRSSGAGGQHVNTTDSAVRITHVPTNTVVSCQNERSQHANKDTAMKMLRARLYEQEVQKRNAASQALEETKSDIGWGHQIRSYVLDASRIKDLRTNIERSDCDKVLDGDIDEYLVASLKQGL; from the exons ATGGAAATCAACCCGATCCTTAACAGTATCAAGGACCTGTCCGAGCGCTCCGAAACTATTCGGGGGTATCTT GACTACGATCAAAAGCATGAGCGTCTGACTGAAGTCAATCGCGAGCTTGAAGATCCGTCTGTCTGGAACAACCCGTCGTACGCTCAGGAACTGGGCCGCGAGCGTTCGCTGCTGGCGCAGATCGTCGAAACCCTCGACGAAATGCACACCGGCCTGGCCGACGCCAAAGACCTGCTGCTGATGTCCGCAGAGGAAGAAGACCAGGCCGCCGTCGATGACGTCGCCGCCGAAGTCGAGCGCCTGCGCGAGTCCCTGGAAAAACTCGAATTCCGTCGCATGTTCAGCGGTGAAATGGACGCCAACAACGCCTACCTGGACATCCAGGCCGGCTCCGGCGGTACCGAGGCCCAGGACTGGGCCAACATCCTGCTGCGCATGTACCTGCGCTGGGCTGACAAACGCGGTTTCGACGCGACCATCATGGAACTGTCCGCCGGTGAAGTCGCCGGGATCAAGGGCGCTACCGTGCACATCAAGGGCGAATACGCCTTTGGCTGGCTGCGTACCGAAATCGGCGTGCACCGTCTGGTGCGCAAGAGCCCGTACGACTCCGGCAACCGCCGTCATACCTCGTTCTCGGCCGTGTTCGTGTCGCCGGAAATCGATGACAACATCGAAATCGACATCAACCCGTCGGACCTGCGCATCGACACCTACCGCTCCTCCGGTGCCGGTGGTCAGCACGTAAACACCACCGACTCGGCCGTACGTATCACCCACGTACCGACCAACACCGTGGTCAGCTGCCAGAACGAACGCTCCCAGCACGCCAACAAAGACACCGCGATGAAAATGTTGCGGGCGCGCTTGTACGAGCAGGAAGTGCAGAAACGCAACGCCGCCTCGCAAGCCCTGGAAGAGACCAAGTCGGATATCGGCTGGGGTCACCAGATTCGCTCCTACGTACTCGATGCGTCGCGAATCAAGGATTTGCGCACTAACATCGAACGCAGCGACTGCGACAAGGTGCTCGACGGCGACATCGACGAATACCTGGTGGCCAGCCTGAAACAAGGGCTTTAA
- the lysS gene encoding lysine--tRNA ligase, whose translation MSDLELDPQALQQEENSLIALRKEKLAAERAKGNAFPNDFRRENYCNDLQKQYADKTKEELAEAAIPVKVAGRIMLNRGSFMVIQDMTGRIQVYVNRKTLSEDTLAAVKTWDMGDIIAAEGTLARSGKGDLYVEMTSVRLLTKSLRPLPDKHHGLTDTEQRYRQRYVDLIVNEEVRQTFRVRSQVIAHIRSFLMKRDFLEVETPMLQTIPGGAAAKPFETHHNALDMEMFLRIAPELYLKRLVVGGFEKVFEINRNFRNEGVSTRHNPEFTMLEFYQAYADYEDNMDLTEELFRELAQLVLGSTDVPYGDKVFHFGEPFVRLSVFDSILKYNPELTADDLNDIDKARAIAKKAGAKVLGFEGLGKLQVMIFEELVEHKLEQPHFITQYPFEVSPLARRNDDNPNVTDRFELFIGGREIANAYSELNDAEDQAERFMAQVADKDAGDDEAMHYDADFVRALEYGMPPTAGEGIGIDRLVMLLTNSPSIRDVILFPHMRPQA comes from the coding sequence ATGAGCGACCTAGAACTCGACCCGCAAGCCCTGCAACAGGAAGAAAACTCCCTGATCGCCCTGCGCAAGGAAAAGCTGGCTGCCGAGCGCGCCAAGGGCAATGCCTTCCCGAACGACTTCCGCCGCGAAAACTACTGCAATGACCTGCAGAAACAGTACGCGGACAAGACCAAGGAAGAGCTGGCAGAGGCTGCAATCCCGGTCAAGGTTGCCGGTCGCATCATGCTCAACCGTGGTTCGTTCATGGTGATCCAGGACATGACCGGTCGCATCCAGGTCTACGTCAACCGCAAGACCCTGTCCGAAGACACCCTGGCTGCGGTGAAAACCTGGGACATGGGCGACATCATCGCCGCCGAAGGTACCCTGGCCCGTTCCGGCAAGGGCGACCTGTACGTTGAAATGACCAGCGTGCGCCTGCTGACCAAATCCTTGCGTCCGCTGCCGGACAAGCACCACGGCCTGACCGATACCGAACAGCGCTATCGCCAGCGTTACGTTGACCTGATCGTCAACGAAGAAGTGCGCCAGACTTTCCGCGTGCGTTCGCAAGTGATTGCGCACATCCGCAGCTTCCTGATGAAGCGTGACTTCCTCGAAGTCGAAACGCCGATGCTGCAAACCATCCCGGGTGGCGCGGCGGCCAAGCCGTTCGAAACGCACCACAACGCGCTGGACATGGAAATGTTCCTGCGTATCGCGCCTGAGCTGTACCTCAAGCGTCTGGTGGTTGGCGGCTTCGAGAAAGTGTTCGAGATCAACCGCAACTTCCGCAACGAAGGCGTTTCGACCCGTCACAACCCTGAATTCACCATGTTGGAGTTCTACCAGGCGTACGCCGACTACGAAGACAACATGGACCTGACCGAAGAACTGTTCCGCGAGCTGGCGCAGCTGGTTCTGGGCAGCACCGACGTGCCTTACGGCGACAAGGTGTTCCACTTCGGCGAACCGTTCGTGCGCCTGTCGGTGTTCGACTCGATCCTCAAGTACAACCCTGAGCTGACGGCCGATGATCTGAATGACATCGACAAGGCGCGCGCCATCGCCAAGAAGGCCGGCGCCAAGGTGCTGGGCTTCGAAGGTCTGGGCAAGTTGCAGGTGATGATTTTCGAAGAGCTGGTCGAGCACAAGCTGGAGCAGCCGCACTTCATCACTCAATACCCGTTTGAAGTGTCGCCGCTGGCCCGTCGTAACGACGACAACCCGAACGTCACCGACCGTTTCGAGCTGTTCATCGGCGGCCGTGAAATCGCCAACGCCTACTCCGAGTTGAACGACGCGGAAGACCAGGCCGAGCGTTTCATGGCGCAGGTGGCCGACAAGGACGCCGGCGACGACGAAGCCATGCACTACGACGCCGACTTCGTTCGCGCGCTGGAGTACGGCATGCCGCCAACGGCGGGTGAAGGGATCGGCATCGACCGCCTGGTGATGTTGCTGACCAACTCACCGTCGATCCGCGATGTGATCCTGTTCCCGCACATGCGGCCGCAAGCGTAA
- a CDS encoding TetR/AcrR family transcriptional regulator codes for MNRAMALEGAAGVATAVAESVQYQGRKASRQGSEQRRQDILDAAMRIVVREGVRAVRHRAVAAEAGVPLSATTYYFKDIDDLLTDTFAQYVERSAAFMAKLWVNNEGLLREMVVSGDGSAESRSQLADDIARLMADYVHRQLINRREHLMAEQAFRQEALLNPRLAELVRSHQQILLQGTCQLFQVLGSREPQQDAKVLTAIIGRMEYQGLLNEAEPAAEAEMLGILTRYMHLVLASV; via the coding sequence GTGAATCGCGCAATGGCTCTAGAAGGTGCAGCGGGTGTCGCCACTGCGGTCGCTGAAAGTGTTCAGTACCAGGGCCGCAAGGCCAGCCGACAGGGCAGCGAGCAGCGTCGACAGGACATTCTCGATGCCGCCATGCGCATTGTCGTGCGCGAGGGCGTGCGGGCGGTGCGTCATCGTGCGGTCGCCGCCGAAGCCGGTGTGCCATTGTCGGCCACCACCTACTATTTCAAGGACATCGATGACCTGCTCACCGATACCTTCGCCCAATACGTGGAGCGCAGCGCGGCGTTCATGGCCAAATTGTGGGTGAACAATGAAGGCTTGCTGCGCGAGATGGTCGTCAGCGGCGACGGCAGTGCCGAGTCGCGCTCGCAACTGGCGGACGATATTGCGCGGTTGATGGCGGACTATGTTCATCGGCAACTGATCAACCGCCGCGAACACCTGATGGCCGAGCAAGCGTTCCGTCAGGAAGCGTTGCTCAACCCCCGCCTGGCCGAGTTGGTGCGCTCGCATCAACAGATTCTCCTGCAAGGCACATGTCAGCTTTTTCAGGTTTTGGGTTCCCGTGAACCCCAACAAGATGCCAAAGTGTTGACGGCGATTATCGGACGGATGGAATATCAGGGCCTGCTCAACGAAGCCGAGCCTGCCGCCGAAGCCGAAATGCTCGGCATCCTGACGCGGTACATGCATTTGGTATTGGCGTCGGTGTAG
- a CDS encoding flavohemoglobin expression-modulating QEGLA motif protein, which translates to MDDYQQSIRILSDRIVLAQTPIRVLDAVKWDDSIRKGFLKGKGKEMPAVDRDYYLNRPLSFDSSKVKLEFQNIERDITRQLGQFNPVGQIMRRMCKEYRMVVRMLEARGTEDFGLISQELYGAASDAFHAGDPTLSDLGLMLSDYLNNIDGRGDLKDEPKTLTAKDAVNLLQTRLSKVFGEAEETIRVFESDGIVADAAAGADYIKIRTDAMFNERDVRALEVHEGLVHVGTTLNGLNQPICTFLSKGPPSSTVTQEGLAILMEIITFASYPSRLRKLTNRTRAIHMVEEGADFLQIFEFFREQGFEMAESYGNASRVFRGSVPNGLPFTKDLSYLKGFIMVYNYIQLAVRKGKLEQVPLLFCGKTTLEDMRTLRQLVDEGLVVPPKYLPEQFRDMNALSAWMCFSNFLNHLSLDRIEADYSNIL; encoded by the coding sequence GTGGACGATTACCAGCAGTCGATACGCATTTTGTCCGATCGCATTGTGCTGGCGCAGACGCCGATACGCGTCCTGGATGCGGTGAAGTGGGATGACAGCATCCGCAAGGGGTTCCTCAAGGGCAAGGGCAAGGAAATGCCGGCGGTGGACCGCGATTACTACCTCAATCGGCCGCTGTCGTTCGATTCCAGCAAAGTGAAGCTGGAGTTCCAGAACATCGAGCGTGACATCACCCGTCAGCTCGGCCAGTTCAACCCGGTCGGCCAGATCATGCGCCGCATGTGCAAGGAATACCGGATGGTGGTGCGCATGCTCGAAGCGCGTGGCACCGAGGATTTCGGGCTGATTTCCCAAGAGTTGTACGGCGCGGCGTCCGATGCGTTTCACGCGGGTGACCCGACCCTGTCCGACCTGGGCCTGATGCTCTCCGATTACCTGAACAACATCGATGGCCGTGGCGACCTGAAGGACGAACCGAAAACCCTTACCGCCAAGGACGCAGTGAATCTACTGCAAACCCGGTTGAGCAAGGTGTTTGGCGAGGCCGAGGAAACCATCCGGGTGTTCGAGTCTGACGGGATCGTTGCCGATGCCGCGGCGGGCGCCGACTACATCAAGATCCGCACCGACGCGATGTTCAACGAGCGTGACGTGCGCGCCCTTGAAGTCCATGAAGGGCTGGTGCATGTCGGCACCACGCTCAACGGTCTGAACCAGCCGATCTGCACCTTCCTGTCCAAAGGTCCACCCTCGTCGACGGTGACCCAGGAAGGCCTGGCGATCCTGATGGAAATCATCACCTTCGCCTCCTACCCGAGCCGCCTGCGCAAACTGACCAACCGCACCCGCGCCATTCACATGGTGGAGGAGGGCGCGGACTTCCTGCAGATCTTCGAGTTCTTCCGCGAACAGGGCTTTGAAATGGCGGAAAGCTACGGCAACGCCAGTCGGGTTTTCCGCGGTTCGGTGCCGAATGGTCTGCCATTTACCAAAGACTTGTCCTACCTCAAGGGCTTTATCATGGTTTACAACTACATTCAGTTGGCCGTGCGCAAAGGCAAGCTTGAGCAAGTGCCGCTGCTGTTTTGCGGCAAGACCACATTGGAAGACATGCGCACTTTGCGCCAATTGGTCGATGAGGGGTTGGTGGTGCCACCGAAGTATTTACCGGAACAGTTCCGCGACATGAATGCGCTGTCGGCGTGGATGTGCTTCTCCAACTTCCTGAACCACCTGAGCCTTGACCGGATCGAAGCGGATTACTCCAACATCCTCTAA
- a CDS encoding alpha/beta hydrolase yields MRILGILCLLLTLGGCSSLLFYPEPGQLFTPEKAKLEYRDITLTTADGLKLHGWWLPAKKGVEVKGTVLHLHGNGGNLPMHLGGSWWLPEEGYQVLLIDYRGYGLSEGEPSLPAIYQDIDAAFKWLDEAPEVKGKPLILLGQSLGGSMAVHYLVQHPERQKQLKAFVLDGVPASYRSIGQFALSHSWLTWAFQVPLSWLVPDGDSAIHSMEQLNGVPKLIYHSIDDPIVPLSNGIRLYQAAPPPRVLQLTRGGHVQTFADPVWRKVMLRYLDDPQHFNGLRRLGEIPNYPAPPNSEDEPPESPQ; encoded by the coding sequence ATGAGAATCCTCGGCATCCTCTGCCTTCTCCTGACCCTCGGCGGTTGCAGCTCTCTGCTGTTCTACCCCGAGCCCGGCCAGTTGTTCACCCCGGAAAAAGCCAAGCTCGAATACCGCGACATAACCCTCACCACCGCCGACGGCCTCAAGCTGCACGGCTGGTGGCTGCCGGCGAAAAAAGGTGTCGAGGTCAAAGGCACGGTGCTGCACCTGCACGGCAACGGCGGCAATCTACCCATGCACCTGGGCGGTAGCTGGTGGTTGCCGGAAGAGGGTTATCAGGTACTGCTGATCGATTATCGCGGCTACGGTTTGTCCGAAGGCGAACCGAGTTTGCCGGCGATCTATCAGGACATCGACGCCGCGTTCAAGTGGCTCGACGAGGCGCCGGAGGTCAAAGGCAAACCGCTGATCCTGCTCGGCCAAAGCCTCGGCGGCTCCATGGCTGTGCACTACCTGGTGCAACACCCCGAACGCCAGAAACAACTCAAGGCCTTTGTCCTCGACGGCGTGCCTGCCAGTTATCGCAGCATCGGCCAGTTCGCCCTCAGCCACTCCTGGCTGACCTGGGCGTTCCAGGTGCCGTTGTCGTGGCTGGTGCCGGACGGCGACAGCGCGATCCACTCCATGGAGCAGCTCAACGGCGTGCCGAAACTGATCTACCACAGCATCGACGATCCGATCGTTCCCCTTTCCAACGGCATCCGTCTGTATCAAGCTGCGCCGCCCCCGCGGGTGCTGCAACTGACCCGTGGCGGTCATGTGCAGACGTTCGCCGACCCGGTCTGGCGCAAAGTGATGTTGCGTTATCTCGATGACCCGCAGCATTTCAACGGCCTGCGCCGACTGGGTGAAATCCCCAATTACCCGGCACCCCCGAATTCAGAAGATGAACCACCAGAGAGCCCGCAATGA
- a CDS encoding OmpA family protein translates to MNRKQLMIPALLAASVALAACSTPPNANLEQARTNYSGLQANPQASKVAALETKDASDYLDKADKAYLDKQDEHTVDQLAYLTNQRVEVAKQTIALRTAEANLKNASAQRAQARLDARDAQIKQLQDSLNAKQTDRGTLVTFGDVLFATDRADLKSSGLVNINKLAQFLQENPDRKVIVEGYTDSTGTASHNQSLSERRAGSVRTALVKMGVDPARIVAQGYGKEYPVAENSSVSGRAMNRRVEVTISNDNQPVIPRSAISSN, encoded by the coding sequence ATGAATCGCAAACAATTGATGATCCCTGCCCTGCTGGCCGCAAGTGTTGCACTGGCTGCTTGCTCGACGCCGCCCAACGCGAACCTGGAACAGGCCCGCACCAACTACAGCGGCCTGCAAGCCAACCCGCAGGCGAGCAAAGTCGCAGCGCTTGAAACCAAGGACGCCAGCGATTACCTGGACAAGGCCGACAAGGCTTATCTGGACAAGCAGGACGAGCATACGGTCGACCAACTGGCCTACCTGACCAATCAGCGGGTTGAAGTGGCGAAACAAACCATCGCCCTGCGCACCGCTGAAGCCAACCTGAAGAACGCGTCCGCACAACGCGCCCAGGCTCGCCTGGATGCTCGCGATGCGCAGATCAAGCAGTTGCAGGACAGCCTGAACGCCAAGCAGACCGATCGCGGGACGCTGGTGACCTTCGGCGATGTGCTGTTTGCCACTGACCGTGCCGACCTGAAATCCAGCGGTCTGGTGAACATCAACAAACTGGCGCAGTTCCTTCAGGAAAACCCGGATCGCAAAGTGATCGTCGAAGGCTATACCGACAGCACCGGTACAGCGTCGCACAACCAGTCGCTGTCCGAGCGTCGCGCCGGTTCCGTGCGCACGGCGCTGGTGAAGATGGGCGTTGATCCGGCGCGCATCGTTGCTCAGGGGTATGGCAAGGAATACCCGGTCGCGGAAAACTCCAGCGTCTCGGGCCGGGCGATGAACCGTCGGGTGGAAGTAACCATTTCCAATGATAACCAGCCGGTGATCCCGCGTTCGGCGATCAGCTCGAACTAG
- a CDS encoding DUF4398 domain-containing protein, with the protein MELKTMKISTAKSSFNHLRGLKMAALAIGTSFVLAGCAGNPPTEQYAVTQSAVNSAVSAGGTEFAAVEMKSAQDKLKQAEIAMHDKKYDEARMLAEQAEWDARVAERKAQAIKAEQAVKDSQKGVQELRQESQRTVQ; encoded by the coding sequence ATGGAGTTGAAGACCATGAAAATCAGCACTGCCAAGTCCTCGTTCAATCACCTGCGCGGTCTGAAAATGGCTGCTTTGGCAATCGGCACCAGCTTCGTTCTGGCCGGTTGCGCCGGTAACCCGCCGACCGAGCAATACGCTGTGACCCAATCAGCCGTGAACAGCGCCGTCAGCGCCGGCGGCACCGAGTTCGCAGCGGTTGAGATGAAGTCCGCCCAGGACAAGCTCAAACAAGCCGAAATCGCCATGCACGACAAAAAGTATGACGAAGCCAGAATGCTCGCGGAACAGGCCGAGTGGGACGCTCGCGTCGCCGAACGCAAAGCCCAGGCGATCAAAGCCGAACAAGCGGTAAAGGACTCTCAGAAAGGGGTTCAGGAACTGCGTCAGGAAAGCCAGCGCACCGTGCAATAA
- a CDS encoding pilin assembly protein → MKIRELAHHWEENAKGRLTDTGYAIHLDVEAAARLAAIIEMYPKRHPEELLGELIGAALEELEKSFPYVKGSTIVATDEEGDPLYEDIGPTPRFLALSRRHLHDLSSSEDKQKH, encoded by the coding sequence ATGAAAATCCGCGAGCTTGCCCATCACTGGGAAGAAAACGCCAAGGGTCGCCTGACCGACACCGGCTACGCGATCCATCTGGATGTGGAGGCCGCCGCACGACTGGCGGCGATCATCGAGATGTACCCCAAGCGGCACCCCGAAGAACTGCTCGGCGAACTGATCGGCGCTGCGCTGGAAGAGCTGGAAAAGAGCTTTCCGTATGTGAAAGGCTCGACCATCGTGGCCACCGATGAAGAAGGCGATCCGCTGTACGAAGACATTGGACCGACTCCGCGTTTTCTCGCGTTGTCCCGTCGTCATTTGCATGATTTGTCATCCAGCGAAGACAAGCAGAAGCACTGA
- the ppc gene encoding phosphoenolpyruvate carboxylase, giving the protein MTDIDARLREDVHLLGELLGNTIREQYGDGFLDKIEQIRKGAKADRRGSMDAELSASLNQLSENELLPVARAFNQFLNLANIAEQYQLIHRREESQPAPFEARVLPELLARLLAEGHGAESLARQLGRLEIELVLTAHPTEVARRTLIQKYDAIAAQLAAQDHRDLTSAEREQIHVKLQRLIAEAWHTEEIRRTRPTPVDEAKWGFAVIEHSLWQAIPNYLRKADKALHDATGLHLPLEAAPIRFASWMGGDRDGNPNVTAAVTREVLLLARWMAADLYVRDVDHLAAELSMQQASDALKAKAGDSAEPYRAVLKQLRERLRATRNWAHAALTTATPAPADVLQNNRDLLDPLELCYQSLHECGMGVIADGPLLDCLRRAVTFGLFLVRLDVRQDSSRHSAAMTEITDYLGLGRYEDWSEEERIAFLMRELNNRRPLLPAYFKPSADTAEVLATCREIAAAPGASLGSYVISMAGAASDVLAVQLLLKESGVLRPMRVVPLFETLADLDNAGPVIEKLLLLPGYRARLQGPQEVMIGYSDSAKDAGTTAAAWAQYRAQERLVDICREQQVELLLFHGRGGTVGRGGGPAHAAILSQPPGSVAGRFRTTEQGEMIRFKFGLPDIAEQNLNLYLAAVLEATLLPPPPPEPAWRHLMDELAADGVSAYRAVVRENPQFVEYFRQSTPEQELGRLPLGSRPAKRRAGGIESLRAIPWIFGWTQTRLMLPAWLGWEAALSKALERGEGELLGQMREQWPFFRTRIDMLEMVLAKADADIARSYDERLVEPDLLPLGAHLRDLLSQACAVVLGLTGQSQLLAHSPDTLEFIRLRNTYLDPLHLLQAELLARSRQQEVAQGSPVEQALLVSVAGIAAGLRNTG; this is encoded by the coding sequence ATGACCGATATTGATGCACGCTTGCGCGAGGACGTTCACCTGTTGGGTGAGCTGTTGGGCAATACCATTCGTGAGCAGTACGGGGACGGGTTTCTCGACAAGATCGAGCAGATCCGAAAGGGCGCCAAGGCTGACCGTCGCGGTTCGATGGACGCCGAGCTGAGCGCCAGCCTCAACCAGTTGAGCGAAAACGAATTGCTGCCGGTGGCGCGGGCGTTCAACCAGTTTCTCAACCTCGCCAACATCGCCGAGCAATATCAGCTGATTCACCGCCGCGAAGAATCGCAGCCCGCGCCGTTCGAGGCGCGTGTGCTGCCCGAATTGCTCGCGCGCCTGCTTGCCGAAGGCCATGGTGCCGAATCACTGGCGCGGCAGTTGGGGCGACTGGAAATCGAGCTGGTGTTGACCGCTCACCCGACCGAAGTGGCGCGTCGCACGCTGATCCAGAAATACGATGCCATCGCCGCGCAACTCGCCGCTCAGGACCATCGCGACCTGACCAGCGCCGAGCGCGAGCAGATTCACGTGAAGCTCCAGCGCCTGATCGCCGAAGCCTGGCATACCGAAGAAATCCGCCGCACCCGCCCGACGCCCGTGGATGAGGCCAAATGGGGTTTCGCGGTGATCGAACATTCGCTGTGGCAAGCGATCCCGAACTATTTGCGCAAGGCCGATAAAGCCCTGCATGACGCCACCGGCCTGCATTTGCCGCTGGAGGCTGCGCCGATTCGCTTTGCTTCGTGGATGGGCGGCGACCGCGACGGCAACCCCAACGTGACGGCTGCCGTGACCCGTGAGGTGTTGCTGTTGGCGCGCTGGATGGCTGCTGATTTGTACGTGCGCGATGTCGATCACCTCGCGGCCGAACTGTCGATGCAACAGGCCAGCGACGCGCTGAAAGCCAAGGCCGGCGATAGCGCCGAACCCTATCGTGCCGTCCTTAAACAATTGCGTGAACGCCTGCGCGCCACCCGTAACTGGGCACATGCGGCCTTGACGACCGCGACGCCGGCGCCCGCCGATGTGTTGCAAAACAATCGCGACCTGCTCGATCCGCTGGAGCTCTGTTACCAGTCTCTGCACGAGTGCGGGATGGGCGTGATTGCCGATGGGCCGCTGCTTGATTGCCTGCGTCGGGCCGTGACGTTCGGCCTGTTCCTGGTGCGTCTCGATGTGCGTCAGGATTCGTCGCGACACTCGGCGGCGATGACTGAAATCACCGATTACCTCGGCCTCGGTCGCTACGAAGACTGGAGCGAAGAGGAGCGCATCGCCTTCCTGATGCGCGAGCTGAACAACCGTCGTCCGTTGCTGCCGGCGTACTTCAAACCCTCCGCCGACACCGCTGAAGTGCTGGCGACGTGCCGGGAAATCGCAGCCGCGCCGGGTGCCTCGCTCGGTTCGTACGTGATCTCCATGGCCGGCGCCGCCTCCGATGTGCTCGCCGTGCAACTGCTGCTCAAAGAGTCTGGCGTGTTGCGACCGATGCGCGTGGTGCCGCTGTTCGAAACCCTCGCCGACCTCGATAACGCTGGCCCGGTGATCGAAAAACTGTTGCTGCTGCCGGGTTATCGCGCGCGCCTGCAAGGGCCGCAGGAAGTGATGATCGGTTATTCCGACTCGGCCAAGGACGCCGGCACCACCGCGGCGGCCTGGGCGCAGTACCGGGCGCAGGAGCGTCTGGTGGATATTTGCCGCGAGCAGCAAGTGGAGTTGCTGTTGTTCCACGGTCGCGGAGGCACCGTGGGCCGTGGCGGCGGCCCGGCGCACGCGGCGATCCTGTCGCAGCCGCCGGGTTCGGTGGCGGGGCGGTTCCGCACCACCGAACAAGGCGAAATGATTCGTTTCAAATTCGGACTACCGGACATCGCCGAGCAAAACCTCAATCTATACCTCGCCGCCGTGCTGGAGGCGACTTTGCTGCCGCCACCACCACCGGAACCCGCCTGGCGCCACTTGATGGACGAATTGGCGGCAGACGGTGTCAGCGCTTACCGCGCCGTGGTGCGGGAAAATCCGCAATTCGTCGAGTATTTCCGTCAGTCCACGCCGGAGCAGGAGCTGGGACGCCTGCCACTGGGCAGTCGCCCGGCCAAACGCCGTGCCGGCGGAATCGAAAGCCTGCGGGCGATCCCGTGGATCTTCGGTTGGACCCAGACGCGGCTGATGCTGCCGGCCTGGCTCGGCTGGGAAGCGGCGCTGAGCAAGGCGCTGGAGCGTGGCGAAGGTGAACTGCTGGGGCAGATGCGCGAGCAGTGGCCGTTCTTCCGCACGCGCATCGATATGCTGGAAATGGTCCTGGCCAAGGCCGACGCCGACATCGCCCGCTCCTATGATGAGCGGTTGGTCGAGCCGGATCTGCTGCCGTTGGGTGCGCATTTACGCGACCTATTGTCGCAGGCTTGTGCGGTTGTCCTGGGGTTGACCGGTCAGTCTCAGCTACTGGCACATAGCCCAGACACCCTCGAATTCATTCGCTTGCGCAACACCTACCTCGACCCGCTTCATCTATTGCAGGCCGAGTTGCTGGCGCGTTCGCGACAGCAGGAAGTGGCGCAGGGCAGCCCGGTAGAACAGGCGTTGCTGGTGTCTGTGGCGGGGATTGCCGCCGGTTTGCGAAATACCGGCTAA
- the adk gene encoding adenylate kinase: MRVILLGAPGAGKGTQAKFITEKFGIPQISTGDMLRAAVKAGTELGLIAKSVMDSGGLVSDDLIINLVKERISQADCANGFLFDGFPRTIPQAEALVKAGVELDHVVEIDVKDEDIVQRIAGRRVHEASGRVYHIVYNPPKIAGKDDITGEELVQRKDDTEETVRHRLSVYHAQTEPLVKFYQELSAAQGKPKYSHIEGVGSVEAITGKVLEALN, from the coding sequence ATGCGCGTCATTCTGCTGGGAGCTCCCGGGGCCGGTAAAGGTACTCAGGCTAAGTTCATCACCGAAAAGTTCGGCATCCCGCAAATCTCCACCGGCGACATGCTGCGTGCCGCGGTCAAGGCCGGCACCGAGCTGGGCCTGATCGCCAAGAGCGTGATGGACAGCGGTGGCCTGGTTTCCGATGACCTGATCATCAATCTGGTCAAGGAACGCATCAGCCAGGCGGATTGCGCCAACGGCTTCTTGTTCGACGGTTTCCCGCGCACCATTCCCCAGGCTGAAGCCCTGGTGAAGGCCGGGGTCGAGCTGGATCACGTTGTGGAAATCGACGTCAAGGACGAAGACATCGTCCAGCGTATCGCCGGTCGTCGCGTTCACGAGGCCAGCGGTCGCGTGTACCACATCGTCTACAACCCGCCGAAAATCGCTGGCAAAGACGACATCACCGGTGAAGAGCTGGTACAGCGCAAAGACGATACCGAAGAAACCGTGCGTCATCGTCTCTCGGTCTATCACGCTCAAACCGAGCCTCTGGTGAAGTTCTACCAGGAGTTGTCCGCTGCTCAGGGCAAACCGAAATACAGCCACATCGAAGGTGTTGGCTCGGTTGAAGCGATCACCGGCAAGGTGCTCGAAGCGCTGAACTGA